The genomic region ACGGTTGGTCGAGCCCGGCCATGTTCATCTGTGCAGCGTCAAAACTGGCTATCACAGGCTTGAAATTCTGATCAAGCAagatgttgttggagttgatgttGTGGTGGATAATCTGCTTTTTGCATCTGTGGTGCAAGTGGCAGAGCCCGTTGGCCACACCAATGGCAATGACCCTCCTCTCTGGCCAGCCCAGCGGCCGAACAGCATTCATCTGTTGGTGCAGCCAGGATTGAAGGCTGCCATTCACCGGATACTCATAAACGAGCATGATGGCATTGGCATCTTCCCTCTGGATGATGTCTACGACTTTGATGATGTTGTCGTGAGAGTTGCTGGCTAACAGGAGCATCTCTGAAATGTAGCGGTGCTTGACATTGTCATCCACTTGTAGTGCTAGGTTCACGTTCTGGCACTTCTTGACGACCAGCGTAGTTGGGAGACTGATGCCAACAATGCCTTGAACCTGTATTATGTACAGTTCGTCATCCCTTACCATTCTGCTAGCCCACACCCTTTTCTTATTATTTTCAGTAAGGCTGTCCACTATGGCTTCTCCATTGAGCTCAATAGGCAGCGTCTTGGCAGGGTGCCTCCGGAGCTGCATTCTCTCAACGACTGGGTAGTGCGTGAAGAGGTCGTGTATCAACCTGCAAACCTATTATTTATTAGTATTCAGTATTATTGTCTCCTTCTCGAAAGATGTATACAGATATATACTAGTAATTACTAAAGAGATATAATAAGGAGAGATGCATGTTTGTAATTAGTTTGACAGCAAAATGTTGACAGGAAACACCACGGTTCCCATACATAGATCAAACTACTGAAATTGTGATCTGAAACTGGCGGTAGGCTGCACCTATTATAACCTACTACTATAACTTTTGTTGATATATATATTCTACAATGGGGACATGCTCCGACATGATTCATTTACTGGTGCAAATCAGATGAGAACATTCACAAGTAAGAACCCAGCTGCAGATCAATTTAATGGAGTGGTGCTTATCactgagagagagagaagaggcgcCAAATTAGTTGAGGAGAAATgtagatggagaggagaggagcgtaTGCAGCAAAGGAACGTGGGCGGTTAATCACCGGCGGTGGAGATCGAGCGGCGGCGGTCGGAGTTGGAGAAGAAAGGCTGAAGTAGCGGCGATGTAGTGCAcgggagctcgaagtggtgaggaACCCGACCATGCCTTGGTGGGCGTACCGGCCCACTCGGGGACGGCCAGCCGTCCCAAGTCGCCTGCGAAACAAGAGCTTCATCTCGTCCGGATCAAAACCCGGCGGCCTTCGCGGCGACAGATCATGGACTAGCGGAGATGACAGGAGACCAGACAACCTCTCCGGCTCCCCTGTCTCCGGCCGGATCGACGCCGCCGAACCCAACGCCGATGTATGGTGGAGAGGAGAAGAAGGCGTAGAGAGAGTCAGAGAGATGAGGTGGTGTGGGGTTCAGCGTTCACGTGACGTGATAGGTAGGCATCCATGTCCACGTCGCTGAGCAGAGGACCCTATCTATCTGCCAACTTTTCCTTTcatactagatcattgatggcgcgcgttgccgcgcccgtcctTTTCTTCAATGTAATATGAATTTATTTACTTAGATATAAGATGGCATGCGTGAGAGCCAATCTATATGTCACAAATTTAAGAATGATCGTGCTGACAAAGAAACAACTACAGTCACATCTTTGCAGGCACTATCAATGAATAGTCATTCATGTGCAAGAGATGTCAAACTGTACAATATAAAACAGGTCGATTGAGGATTTTGAAAAGGTTTACCTTCAAATGTGTTCCATGTCTAAATACAGCTGACTTCAATGAAGCTGAAAACAAAGTTGTACATACCTCTAAGAAGATCTTCTTGCTGGTTTATATCACCAAAACATCATATGAAGTGAAAATCTCCTCAGCATCACCTTGATTCCTGTATATTGCAATCATGATACATAGTACATAGTATGCGGCATAATTCCATAAAAAGAGAGATTGGGAGTCAACCTCTGGTTCCTTGTCTATTTGTTGTAGATCCAGCATTGGTGGAGTTCAATGGCaggtgaaggaattgttgtatgaaGAAAATTGTAGGTATTGTAAGACAAATTAAAATGTATTGTCTCCAAGGAAATGGTTTGAACAGTGTTGTTATACCGGGAAACAACGAAGAGCCGAAGAGGTGATGTGCTTGTGGTAGAAGAGGACTGCAAGGCGTTTTCTTATTCTGTGACCAAGTTGGAATCGTCACTTGGTTGAATCTGAATCTGGCATGAAAAAGCAATCTAGCCAAATATATGAAGATATATGAAGGTATCCAACATAAAATTAGGTAGATTTTTGTTCAAGGAATATATAACTTATTTGCAAAAAAGAAATATATTTAACCTCAAATCTAGCAAAATCACCCTTCTAAGGTCCATGTTCGAACTACGAACAAAATCGATTAAGCAAGTACTATTTCCCAAGGGACATCCCAAACTACTTGAGAAAGTGACTTGTCCATTTTATATTTTGCATAGCAAAAAGAACCTTTACCTGAATTACTATTATCTACTTGCTGAAATGCTGCTTAGTGAGCAATCATATGGTTGGTCCAACAAAACTATCTTCCAATTGATCGATTAGTCCATTCATAGTTGCAAGGTTCGGTAAATAAATACATAGATTGCTCATAATTTGCTAGTTGTCTGTGCATAATTGAAAGGTTTTTAAAACGAATAGGTATATGCCCATAATTTGCTAGCTTCGGTCTGGTAAACTGCATTCAAGATATGTAGTTGAGTGATCAAATACtcctctctgttccaaaatataagaggTTTTGGTATGCTTAGTTTAGCCTacgaaacatcttatattttgaaacagaggtgataCAATATTCTGTGATTAAAGAAGATCACTAAATCTATGTTGCTGCTGTTTGTTAAAAACTTAGCATTAAATAATTATCATAGGTTATTAGGTTCCAGATAATAAAGGTCATATACACCTCAGTACAACTACGAACCGATGCCAACCATCTAGTTCACCTCCTCAGCAAACAATCTGATCTTAAGCGCCACTGTATGCATGGCCTCCATCGCCAAGACGTCTCCAGTTTCAGAACTCCTGCAGGAAGATGCTAGAACCAAAACCACATAAAATCCTTCCAAAGTTCAAATTAATTTATCTATATTGTTCCTACAGACTGTATAGAAGGCAGTACACACCTTGCAGTCTTCGCGAAGTAGAATAAGCAGATCGGTTTGATTTGCCACCGACTTAGTGCTCACTCCTGAAACAAGCACATATGGATTGGATTTGCCACCGCTGCTGCTGCACGCACTTGTGGATGACTCCGGGAGGACCATGCTGCTTGCTGCCGCTCCACACGAATCTGGCACTCTACTGGAAGGCAGCAGCATGCCCAATTGGGTCCCACGCATGGAGGCTGCGACAAGCATGGGAAGCTGATGCGCCCCGGTCGCCATTGCCTTTTATTTAGAAAAGAATGCTTGTATTCATATTCTTATATGCAGTACATGACAACAGCACATACAAGCACTCCCTACACAAACAAAGACTGAAACAGACCACAAGCCCTGCAACCTAAGCACAACGATCCTTACAACATTAAACTCCAGGCTCGCCTTAACCACCTGCCGGCCGGCCGCTCGTCGTCTGCTCGAGCCGAAAGAAGCCATTTTCCCGCATCGCCATCTATGGCTTTTGAGGCCACATAATAGGTCGTGCCCGATGAGACGGGAACCGAGGGGACAATCCCCACGCAAAAGTCAGCTCCATACCTTCATCATGGCTCCAGCACACCAAAGACGCGAAGGTAGATGAACCACCACAAACCATAACCCGAAAACAGGGCCTCTAGCCCCAACTCCGACTCCGCTCCGGTCGCCATCACCACATCCGGCGAAGCTTTCGAACGCGAGATCCACCGCCACGGCCTCCGGTCTCCCGGATCCGCAACGCACAAAAGCCCCTAGATTGTCGCCAACACCGCAGCCAGCGCCAGACGACACGAAGAAGTCGGACTCGCCATAATTCAGCTCGCCGCCATCTTCCCCGCcccgatgccgccgccgccgccgtcgccattgtTATCTGTGTGGGAAACGGATGGGAGCAAGAATAGGCAGGCCAGGAGGGGAGGGGTGAGGTGCGCGTATCACAGCCGTTCGCTCAGGATCATACGCTAGACTGTGTAGGAGAACGAGAGGGCTCCAAAATAGTTTCGGGAATAGCAGCCCACAGAACAGTAGGCCCAGGAGTAGCCCACGCGCGTGGAGACGTGCGTGAAACGTGGTGTACAGATCAGATCGGACGACCGAAAATAGTTTGATCGGAAAAACGGACGGCCGAAAACGCTAATCGCCGAGAGAGCTCGGTTTAGGCTCAGTTTTACTGTTCTTAATATGTTACTGCTAAACTACTCTTTATctgaagaaatataagagcatttagatcagtAGCACTTTTTATATTCCTTTACGAAGGAAGTAGTATTATAGATATGGATCTGCTTCAGGATACCAATCTTAGAAATCAAGATCTTGTGTTAGACAAATTCTAAACTAAACTTTATGTTCCGTGCCTGATTCTTTTTAACGGTTATTAGTGGCTCGGAATTTTAGACTACTAGCTGAAACTATCTAGGTGTGATTGTTTCATATGTTGCGGAAACTTTATATATGTGGGTTTGTGAAGAGGTAATCTCATCACCGGGGTCGTGGGCGGATGGACGGGGCTTACCAGTGACCAATATAATTAAATGAACGACACAAAAacaaatctactccctccgtccaagttTGTTGGATGTGCTGGCCAAAGCTCGGGTACCGAGGGAGAATATTAGTGATAAGCATATGTGATTTTCGAGCATAACTGCAATCAAATAGATTAGTTCACAGTTATTCCAAAGGGTCACGGGCAGCTGGTTGCTGGTTTTGCTCTTGCATGCAACCAATCAGGGCACGTCCACCATATGTAGGTAGTTATTGTGTACAGATGGTTCTATGCATGAGGTCCAATAAATCCGGATGGAGTACTATTAGAATTAATTGATTGCTGTATCTAGCTAGTTACTACCctcaaaacaaacaaacaaaaactaGCTAGTGACTAGGATTATTAGATTAACCGGACATGTTTAAATAAAATTAACGGTACATGTTAACGAACAAATTAGTGCACTGAAATGCAATGACAAAATGTATATACAgttataaaaaagaaagaaaaaaaacaaagtgTATGCTTACCCCTGTCGACTGGAGTGTGACCTTTTTTTTTCCGGGTGGATTGGAGTGTGACCaactgatggatggatggatgctgcTATCTGCCGCTGGGATACCCGAGTTTATATAGGAACCCATATGTAGATATCCGCGACGCGTTTGTTTGCTCTCTTTTTGcaatttttgtttgttttttagcAGTTTAGGTCAACTCCACCGCgggaccccaaacggacgtccgttttgtccggtttCGATCCGTTTGGATAGGggtttggggtcgtgtccgggcctgtcctgggatgcggtggccatgcgcccagcgtgcggccgcatccatttgccccatcctgtccgtgaGAGCCAAAAATGCCTAAATTTGCATCAAACTACTTCCAATCCAAATgtttgtctgaaaattaaaatagttttacaacccaattgaaattgtcttaaataaaataattttacaaccaaattgaaattgtcttgactgaacataaattggaccaatacatctattggttgccaacgtgatcccagacgtgctcaaccaagtcatt from Triticum aestivum cultivar Chinese Spring chromosome 4A, IWGSC CS RefSeq v2.1, whole genome shotgun sequence harbors:
- the LOC123084566 gene encoding probable leucine-rich repeat receptor-like protein kinase At2g33170 translates to MQLRRHPAKTLPIELNGEAIVDSLTENNKKRVWASRMVRDDELYIIQVQGIVGISLPTTLVVKKCQNVNLALQVDDNVKHRYISEMLLLASNSHDNIIKVVDIIQREDANAIMLVYEYPVNGSLQSWLHQQMNAVRPLGWPERRVIAIGVANGLCHLHHRCKKQIIHHNINSNNILLDQNFKPVIASFDAAQMNMAGLDQPLPIVGLPLGNFGYSAPGMLEYGVAASELTEKVDIYSYGVLLVELVTGRMANVAGADGHLATWARNNFTKLMANQQEMFQSAVDRDIPDQARYMKEMATVFMLGVDCTAVDPQKRPSMRMALKRLRRGYGRGPFRGLLTCYLL